A single Kribbella aluminosa DNA region contains:
- a CDS encoding HelD family protein codes for MLEQEIAAEQGEVTAMYERLDVLREKARGELGRVQGEETVGTDQAASERESFTRLYSGRFAQLSSVERGLCFGRIDETAGERFHIGRIGLFDDDYNPLLIDWRTPVAQVFYRATSVEPLGVKRRRHIRLHGRTVVGVDDDLLDVEALGDNERGTLIGEAALLSSLGASRTGRMNEIVATIQSEQDEIIRSGLPGVLVVQGGPGTGKTVVALHRAAYLLYTHREQLGQTGVLVVGPNTTFLRYIDEVLPSLGENDVVLATVSELFPGVTATAPESAEAARIKGEPAMADVIAQAIAGFRIVPTRPVRLKLGSEELVLRPDAIRKAQRGALAAQPLHNRARPVFVRRILKTLTNQVVERIGKQYVGDADVEDIQQELFDDDQILELLDRLWPELTPQLLVSVLFSSDDRLAAAAAYLTGAERSAVLRPLSADWTPSDAALLDEAAELLGETSEVVAERKHREAETSAAEDANREYASGVVDIELTAERIEIMPWEIEQFRDLIAQRTQQLANPAPADDRVFDRTSVFGHVIVDEAQELSAMDWRMLMRRAPRRSMTLVGDIAQTGSAAGVRSWAELLDHYAPRRWRTAELTVNYRTPSEIMTVAAHVLAAIDPALQPPTSVRETGTHPFIDPVPADALMDAVRAAVKSERESIGDGRLAVIVPTSRYAEFAAALPDVAHTHDPSVLDGSAALLDVPQSKGLEFDTVLIADPTTILTDSDRGLSDLYVALTRPTKHLTILGPLPQVLRHG; via the coding sequence GTGCTGGAGCAGGAGATCGCCGCAGAACAAGGCGAAGTGACCGCGATGTACGAACGGCTCGACGTACTGCGGGAAAAGGCCCGCGGCGAACTCGGGCGGGTCCAGGGCGAGGAAACCGTCGGCACCGATCAGGCCGCATCCGAACGGGAATCGTTCACGCGGCTGTATTCCGGGCGGTTCGCGCAATTGTCGTCGGTCGAACGCGGACTGTGCTTCGGCCGGATCGACGAGACGGCCGGCGAGCGGTTCCACATCGGCCGGATCGGACTGTTCGACGACGACTACAACCCGTTGCTGATCGACTGGCGGACGCCGGTCGCGCAGGTGTTCTACCGGGCCACCTCCGTGGAACCGCTGGGCGTCAAGCGGCGGCGGCACATCCGCCTGCACGGCCGCACCGTCGTCGGCGTCGACGACGACCTGCTGGACGTCGAGGCGCTCGGCGACAACGAACGCGGCACGCTGATCGGCGAGGCCGCGCTGCTCTCGTCGCTCGGCGCGAGCCGCACCGGGCGGATGAACGAGATCGTCGCGACGATCCAGTCCGAACAGGACGAGATCATCCGCTCCGGTCTGCCCGGCGTGCTCGTGGTGCAGGGCGGCCCCGGCACAGGCAAGACCGTGGTCGCGTTGCACCGCGCGGCGTACCTGCTCTACACGCATCGCGAGCAACTCGGGCAGACCGGCGTACTCGTCGTCGGGCCGAACACGACGTTCCTGCGGTACATCGACGAGGTGCTCCCCTCGCTCGGCGAGAACGACGTCGTACTCGCGACCGTGAGCGAGCTGTTCCCGGGCGTGACCGCGACCGCGCCGGAGTCCGCCGAGGCCGCGCGGATCAAGGGCGAGCCGGCGATGGCCGACGTGATCGCGCAGGCGATCGCGGGCTTCCGGATCGTGCCGACCCGGCCGGTCCGGCTGAAGCTGGGCTCCGAGGAGCTGGTACTGCGCCCGGACGCGATCCGGAAGGCGCAACGCGGCGCGCTCGCGGCACAACCGTTGCACAACCGGGCGCGGCCGGTGTTCGTCCGCCGGATCCTGAAGACGCTGACGAACCAGGTCGTCGAGCGGATCGGCAAGCAGTACGTCGGGGACGCGGACGTCGAGGACATCCAGCAGGAGCTGTTCGACGACGACCAGATCCTGGAGCTGCTCGACCGGTTGTGGCCCGAGCTCACGCCCCAGCTGCTCGTGTCGGTCCTGTTCTCGTCGGACGACCGGCTCGCGGCCGCCGCGGCGTACCTCACCGGGGCCGAGCGTTCCGCCGTACTGCGGCCGCTCTCGGCGGACTGGACTCCCTCGGACGCCGCCCTGCTCGACGAGGCCGCCGAGCTACTCGGCGAGACCTCGGAAGTCGTTGCCGAACGCAAACACCGGGAGGCGGAGACGTCCGCCGCCGAGGACGCGAACCGGGAGTACGCGAGCGGCGTGGTCGACATCGAGCTGACCGCCGAGCGGATCGAGATCATGCCGTGGGAGATCGAGCAGTTCCGGGACCTGATCGCCCAGCGCACCCAGCAACTCGCGAACCCGGCGCCCGCCGACGACCGCGTTTTCGACCGTACGTCGGTGTTCGGTCACGTGATCGTCGACGAGGCCCAGGAGCTGTCCGCGATGGACTGGCGGATGCTGATGCGCCGGGCACCCCGCCGCTCGATGACCCTCGTCGGCGACATCGCCCAGACCGGCTCCGCCGCCGGCGTCCGCTCCTGGGCCGAACTCCTCGACCACTACGCCCCACGCCGCTGGCGAACCGCCGAACTCACGGTCAACTACCGCACCCCGTCCGAGATCATGACCGTCGCCGCCCACGTCCTCGCCGCGATCGACCCGGCCCTGCAACCACCGACCTCCGTCCGCGAGACCGGCACCCACCCCTTCATCGACCCGGTCCCCGCCGACGCCCTCATGGACGCCGTCCGCGCCGCCGTCAAGTCCGAACGCGAATCCATCGGCGACGGCCGCCTCGCCGTCATCGTCCCCACCTCCCGCTACGCCGAATTCGCCGCCGCCCTCCCCGACGTAGCCCACACCCACGACCCCTCGGTCCTCGACGGCTCCGCAGCCCTCCTGGACGTCCCCCAATCCAAAGGCCTCGAATTCGACACCGTCCTGATCGCCGACCCCACCACCATCCTCACCGACTCCGACCGCGGCCTCTCCGACCTCTACGTAGCCCTCACCCGCCCCACCAAACACCTAACAATCCTCGGCCCCCTCCCCCAGGTACTGAGGCACGGGTGA